A part of Bombus huntii isolate Logan2020A chromosome 16, iyBomHunt1.1, whole genome shotgun sequence genomic DNA contains:
- the LOC126874780 gene encoding probable dolichyl pyrophosphate Glc1Man9GlcNAc2 alpha-1,3-glucosyltransferase isoform X2, whose protein sequence is MMDISSNKDVFAPKKVQKMNSTLEEWDANKIVFRVLLLVSCLKVLLMPTYHSTDFEVHRNWLAITHSLPLKEWYINANSQWTLDYPPLFAWFEYFLSHIARLIDHNMLKVENLNYASSNTILFQRGTVIFLDLVYAYGVKEVGKVFCTSFDEYVIFIVFSLCNMGLLLVDHVHFQYNGFLLGILLLAIANVSKINKQAILFGTLWFALLLNLKHIYLYVAPAFLVWLLRSYCMNGGSFFRRLYMLGSIVIITLIISFGPFASQLPQIISRLFPFKRGLVHAYWAANAWALYIGIDKIASLILKQLGWLKVTRSAVMTGGLVQEQSFLVLPTPTPIVTFLLTIFTMMPALYYLLCKKEYMNPKQFVRCLVLCVLCSFMFGWHVHEKAILTAIIPLCVLAATDKNDARIYLILSSAGHTALLPLLYPSNLTPLKILVLLVFMSAGFLVFSRKFNVNFLYFYEYIYVINLPVLTVYETIIHKLIFGEKLPFLPLALTSLYCAIGVTYSWVVYYYMFLRYSKINNYKNKIQ, encoded by the exons ATGATGGATATTTCGAGTAATAAAGATGTTTTTGCACCGAAAAAGGTGCAAAAAATGAATTCAACGTTGGAGGAATGGGACGCAAACAAAATTGTTTTTCGTGTATTACTACTCGTCTCGTGCCTCAAAGTACTTCTAATGCCTACATA TCATTCCACAGATTTTGAAGTTCACCGCAACTGGCTTGCCATAACACATAGTTTGCCACTCAAAGAATGGTACATAAATGCCAATTCACAATGGACATTGGATTATCCACCATTGTTTGCATGGTTTGAATACTTTCTCAGTCATATAGCACGACTTATAGATCATAATATGCTCAAGGTTGAAAATCTAAATTACGCATCCTCCAATACTATCCTTTTCCAAAGAGGCactgttatatttttagatttaGTATATGCTTATGGAGTTAAAGA AGTTGGCAAAGTATTTTGTACATCCTTTGATGAATATGTGATCTTCATAGTTTTTTCTTTATGTAATATGGGATTACTCCTAGTGGATCATGTACATTTTCAATACAATGGATTCTTACTTGGTATTCTTCTACTTGCTATTGCAAatgtttctaaaataaataaacag GCTATCCTATTTGGAACACTGTGGTTTGCTTTGCTATTAAATctaaaacatatttatttgtaCGTGGCACCAGCATTTTTAGTCTGGCTACTGAGATCATATTGCATGAATGGAGGTTCATTCTTTAGACGTTTGTATATGCTTGGAAGTATAgttattattactttaataatttcttttggCCCATTTGCCTCACAATTACCTCAG ATAATTTCAAGACTCTTCCCATTCAAAAGGGGTTTAGTACATGCATATTGGGCAGCAAATGCTTGGGCATTGTATATAGGTATAGATAAAATAGCATCCTTAATTTTAAAGCAATTAGGATGGTTAAAAGTTACAAGATCGGCAGTCATGACTGGTGGTTTAGTGCAAGAACAATCATTTTTAGTTCTACCAACTCCTACACCAATTGTAACATTTCTATTAACTATTTTCACTATGATG CCTGCATTATACTActtattatgtaaaaaagaatatatgaaTCCAAAGCAGTTTGTACGATGTTTAGTTCTCTGTGTTTTGTGTTCTTTCATGTTTGGTTGGCATGTACATGAGAAAGCTATTTTAACTGCTATTATACCACTGTG TGTACTAGCAGCAACTGATAAGAATGATGCTAGaatttatctaattttaagcAGTGCAGGCCACACTGCCCTTTTACCCTTACTTTATCCAAGTAATTTAACTCCATTAAAGATTTTGGTACTTTTGGTATTTATGAGTGCAGGTTTTCTAGTTTTCTCTCGGAAGTTCAATGTAAACTTTCTTtacttttacgaatatatatatgtgatTAATTTGCCGGTATTAACAGTGTATGAAACCATTATacacaaattaatatttggtGAAAAATTACCGTTTTTGCCTCTAGCTCTTACTTCATTATATTGCGCCATAGGAGTAACTTATTCTTGGGTGGTTTATTACTATATGTTTTTGCGATatagtaaaattaataactataaaaataaaatacaataa
- the LOC126874786 gene encoding histone PARylation factor 1 isoform X1 → MSDKEKEFKAYKEDTRIPCQYGAKCYQKNAIHHQKYKHPPAKETKKGKITKRKMINNKRKQEANDQVSSISPQKKIQKTNDEITDKDLYNAVTNMESNSIKDDDTSCEVTAKLEDSNNTESVENSNDLITIASLLHGGDIENGKYLKNDEILPLTAKEIISHLFFIEMPEDFFQLYEFCKSICERDPLNALKIVHLQLVGPYDVFRKGFINAKVENKEALLRHWRYYYDPPEFQFSLQTVIKSNTKDGLHFGYWRDDVFEKPVFMAKNKAAVNCIIDPVAENIFGTLDVHFEEKLKLATPFEKTPIAQLRQKLKSFAKERNITLEKRAENMQAREKETVARTFHKAGIVVPYDKKTQLGYRNLAVSNSELQKLLKQIEDAPAPEARKMPMSKLDEVIRLATIAADECDFGTVLELGHDLFSSGAFSVQTKVLNLLSLAYNLLQRSQFLEIVTSHLKNRRRSLDLSVIQFD, encoded by the exons ATGTCTGACAAAGAGAAAGAATTTAAAGCTTATAAAGAAGACACACGAATTCCCTGTCAATATGGAGCTAAATGTTACCAAAAAAATGCAATTCATCACCAGAAATATAAACATCCTCCTGCAAAAGAAACg aaaaagggaaaaattacaaaacgaaaaatgataaataacaaaaGGAAACAGGAAGCTAATGATCAAGTATCAAGCATTTCTCCACAGAAGAAAATACAGAAAACAAATGATGAAATTACTGATAAAGATTTGTATAATGCTGTAACTAACATGGAGAGTAATAGTATTAAAGATGATGATACATCTTGTGAAGTTACTGCAAAATTGGAAGATTCAAATAATACAGAATCTGTGGAAAATTCAAATGATTTAATCACCATCGCATCACTGTTACATGGTGGTGATattgaaaatggaaaatatttaaaaaatgatgaaaTACTTCCATTAACtgcaaaagaaattatttctcacctattttttatagaaatgcCAGAGGATTTCTTTCAGCTTTATGAATTCTGTAAGAGCATTTGTGAAAGAGATCCTTTGAATGCATTGAAAATTGTTCATTTGCAACTAGTTGGTCCTTATGATGTATTCAGAAAAGGATTTATAAATGCTAAAGTTGAGAATAAAGAAGCTCTGTTAAGGCATTGGAGGTATTATTACGATCCACCAGAATTTCAA TTTTCATTACAGACAGTTATCAAAAGCAATACCAAGGATGGTTTGCATTTTGGTTATTGGAGGGACGATGTCTTTGAAAAGCCTGTATTTATGGCAAAGAACAAAGCAGCTGTGAATTGTATAATCGATCCTGttgcagaaaatatatttggtACACTGGA TGTacattttgaagaaaaattgaagTTAGCTACTCCGTTTGAGAAAACTCCTATAGCACAATTGCGTCAAAAGTTAAAGAGCTTTGCGAAGGAAAGAAATATAACTTTAGAAAAAAGGGCAGAAAATATGCAAGccagagaaaaagaaactgtTGCAAGAACTTTTCACAAAGCTGGCATTGTGGTGCCGTACGATAAGAAAACTCAATTAGGATACAGAAACTTGGCTGTTAGTAATA GCGAGctacaaaaattgttaaaacAAATAGAAGATGCTCCGGCACCGGAAGCGAGGAAGATGCCAATGTCTAAACTGGATGAGGTGATACGATTAGCAACGATCGCAGCCGATGAATGTGATTTCGGCACAGTTCTAGAGTTAGGCCACGATTTGTTTTCTAGCGGTGCTTTTTCTGTTCAAACTAAAGTGCTAAATTTACTATCCCTTGCCTACAATCTCTTACAAAGATCGCAATTCCTGGAAATTGTTACATCCCATTTAAAAAACAGGAGGAGGAGCTTGGATCTGAGTGTTATTCAATTTGACTAA
- the LOC126874775 gene encoding myotubularin-related protein 10-B, producing MESKSCNNFISYVGLEEHEMQPLGSSRRNSVSENNIKLLPGEIFITKAQNVLMFSPVSDLNQGTSGILSVTNFKLTFVTTDETNGDDVARQQNHLYGYMDTCLTNIEDIYVTVGDKKRKLIPGNIVPSKVKGIFIICKNLRTWSFSFKFSPIGDGKNLLQALLHHAFPSRHQLLFGYDYQEAYYSSLDKAVRLFRDISDWHNELERTIHNEKLRKFWRLSTVNIDFKLCRSLSRYIIIPASITDGQLIDAAKRFQGNRPPIWSWSNARGAALVKMSELSPLVTNRIQENIMFENVRKSHPQKMPPIVLELNKGISVKLIALAFSKFVSLCSPENIRQFWLQDNNFYSLVENTKWLKHVSYCLQKAVEACEHLHLGFSVILQEGAGTDLCCIVSSLVQLLLDPYFRTINGFQSLLQKEWVAGGHPFCDRLGHISKRTSEKSPLLLLYLDCVWQLSQQFPAEFEFTETYLTTLWDAAHVSIFDTFIFNCEKDRVAAATDPEKPLVLRSVWDWREQFSDQDILLFDNPLYNPRETDSKEKCVIKPLYNVANLELWTQCYFRWIPTLEIHNGGRNHIELYARLLRNDVNQLKMNINGNCGSPTGKSNSYSVQMNIDSFYPFSNKKSGNIVSTPIMNSSILATKSLLEAQSLITATD from the exons ATGGAAAGCAAAAGTTGCAATAATTTCATAAGTTATGTTGGTCTGGAGGAACATGAGATGCAG CCACTAGGTTCTAGTCGACGTAATTCTGTATCCGAGAACAATATTAAGTTGTTACCAGGTGAAATCTTCATCACCAAAGCACAAAATGTCCTTATGTTCTCACCCGTTAGTGATTTAAATCAAGGAACATCTGGCATTCTATCTGTTACAAATTTCAAACTTACTTTTGTTACGACTGATGAGACAAATGGAGAC GATGTGGCTCGTCAACAAAATCATCTTTATGGGTATATGGACACATGTTTAACAAACATAGAAGATATTTATGTAACTGTAGgagataagaaaagaaaactgaTACCTGGAAATATTGTACCATCTAAAGTAAAAgggatatttattatttgtaaa AATTTACGTACATggtccttttctttcaaattttcaccTATTGGAGATGGGAAGAATCTTCTGCAAGCATTATTACATCATGCTTTCCCTAGCAGACACCAGTTGCTATTTGGTTATGATTATCA AGAAGCTTATTATAGTAGTCTTGACAAAGCTGTTCGTTTGTTTCGGGATATTTCAGATTGGCATAACGAATTGGAACGCACCATACACAATGAAAAACTCAGAAAATTTTGGAGACTATCTACCGTTAATATAGACTTCAAGCTTTGTCGTAG CTTGTctcgatatataattataCCGGCATCGATTACCGATGGTCAGCTAATAGATGCAGCTAAGCGCTTTCAAGGTAACCGTCCACCAATCTGGTCTTGGTCGAATGCGCGTGGTGCAGCATTAGTAAAAATGTCCGAACTTTCGCCGTTAGTTACCAATAGAATACAAGAAAACATTATGTTCGAGAACGTTCGTAAAAGTCATCCGCAAAAAATGCCACCAATCGTTTTAGAGCTAAATAAAGGTATTAGCGTGAAGTTAATAGCATTAGCTTTTTCAAAATTTGTCAGCCTGTGCTCTCCag AAAACATTAGGCAGTTTTGGTTACaggataataatttttattcgttagTAGAGAACACAAAATGGTTAAAGCATGTATCATATTGTTTACAAAAAGCTGTTGAAGCCTGTGAACACCTTCATTTAGGATTCTCTGTTATTTTACAAg AAGGTGCTGGCACAGACCTTTGTTGTATTGTATCGAGCTTAGTTCAATTGTTACTTGATCCTTATTTTCGAACCATAAATGGGTTCCAGTCTCTTTTGCAAAAAGAATGGGTTGCAGGTGGACATCCATTCTGTGATAGATTAGGACATATTTCTAAGAGGACTTCAGAGAAG TCTCCGTTGCTCCTTTTATACCTTGATTGTGTCTGGCAATTGAGTCAACAATTTCCCGCGGAATTCGAGTTCACGGAAACGTACCTGACAACTTTGTGGGATGCTGCCCATGTTTCCATTTTCGATACGTTCATTTTTAACTGCGAGAAAGACCGAGTTGCGGCAGCTAcg GATCCAGAGAAACCTCTTGTTCTAAGAAGTGTGTGGGATTGGAGAGAGCAATTCAGTGAccaagatattttattatttgataatCCCCTTTACAATCCCCGCGAGACAGACTCCAAGGAGAAATGTGTGATAAAACCCCTGTACAATGTTGCGAATCTAGAACTTTGGACTCAATGTTACTTTCGATGGATACCAACACTGGAGATTCATAATGGTGGTCGGAATCATATTGAGCTTTATGCCAGGCTACTACGGAATGATGTGAATCAGTTGAAGATGAACATAAATGGTAATTGCGGATCGCCTACTGGTAAATCAAACAGCTACTCCGTTCAGATGAATATCGATAGCTTCTATCCATTTTCAAATAAGAAATCTGGGAATATAGTGAGCACCCCAATCATGAACAGCTCCATTCTTGCTACGAAAAGTCTGTTAGAAGCGCAGTCCTTGATCACTGCGACCGACTGA
- the LOC126874780 gene encoding probable dolichyl pyrophosphate Glc1Man9GlcNAc2 alpha-1,3-glucosyltransferase isoform X1 — MMDISSNKDVFAPKKVQKMNSTLEEWDANKIVFRVLLLVSCLKVLLMPTYHSTDFEVHRNWLAITHSLPLKEWYINANSQWTLDYPPLFAWFEYFLSHIARLIDHNMLKVENLNYASSNTILFQRGTVIFLDLVYAYGVKEVGKVFCTSFDEYVIFIVFSLCNMGLLLVDHVHFQYNGFLLGILLLAIANVSKINKQKAILFGTLWFALLLNLKHIYLYVAPAFLVWLLRSYCMNGGSFFRRLYMLGSIVIITLIISFGPFASQLPQIISRLFPFKRGLVHAYWAANAWALYIGIDKIASLILKQLGWLKVTRSAVMTGGLVQEQSFLVLPTPTPIVTFLLTIFTMMPALYYLLCKKEYMNPKQFVRCLVLCVLCSFMFGWHVHEKAILTAIIPLCVLAATDKNDARIYLILSSAGHTALLPLLYPSNLTPLKILVLLVFMSAGFLVFSRKFNVNFLYFYEYIYVINLPVLTVYETIIHKLIFGEKLPFLPLALTSLYCAIGVTYSWVVYYYMFLRYSKINNYKNKIQ; from the exons ATGATGGATATTTCGAGTAATAAAGATGTTTTTGCACCGAAAAAGGTGCAAAAAATGAATTCAACGTTGGAGGAATGGGACGCAAACAAAATTGTTTTTCGTGTATTACTACTCGTCTCGTGCCTCAAAGTACTTCTAATGCCTACATA TCATTCCACAGATTTTGAAGTTCACCGCAACTGGCTTGCCATAACACATAGTTTGCCACTCAAAGAATGGTACATAAATGCCAATTCACAATGGACATTGGATTATCCACCATTGTTTGCATGGTTTGAATACTTTCTCAGTCATATAGCACGACTTATAGATCATAATATGCTCAAGGTTGAAAATCTAAATTACGCATCCTCCAATACTATCCTTTTCCAAAGAGGCactgttatatttttagatttaGTATATGCTTATGGAGTTAAAGA AGTTGGCAAAGTATTTTGTACATCCTTTGATGAATATGTGATCTTCATAGTTTTTTCTTTATGTAATATGGGATTACTCCTAGTGGATCATGTACATTTTCAATACAATGGATTCTTACTTGGTATTCTTCTACTTGCTATTGCAAatgtttctaaaataaataaacag AAGGCTATCCTATTTGGAACACTGTGGTTTGCTTTGCTATTAAATctaaaacatatttatttgtaCGTGGCACCAGCATTTTTAGTCTGGCTACTGAGATCATATTGCATGAATGGAGGTTCATTCTTTAGACGTTTGTATATGCTTGGAAGTATAgttattattactttaataatttcttttggCCCATTTGCCTCACAATTACCTCAG ATAATTTCAAGACTCTTCCCATTCAAAAGGGGTTTAGTACATGCATATTGGGCAGCAAATGCTTGGGCATTGTATATAGGTATAGATAAAATAGCATCCTTAATTTTAAAGCAATTAGGATGGTTAAAAGTTACAAGATCGGCAGTCATGACTGGTGGTTTAGTGCAAGAACAATCATTTTTAGTTCTACCAACTCCTACACCAATTGTAACATTTCTATTAACTATTTTCACTATGATG CCTGCATTATACTActtattatgtaaaaaagaatatatgaaTCCAAAGCAGTTTGTACGATGTTTAGTTCTCTGTGTTTTGTGTTCTTTCATGTTTGGTTGGCATGTACATGAGAAAGCTATTTTAACTGCTATTATACCACTGTG TGTACTAGCAGCAACTGATAAGAATGATGCTAGaatttatctaattttaagcAGTGCAGGCCACACTGCCCTTTTACCCTTACTTTATCCAAGTAATTTAACTCCATTAAAGATTTTGGTACTTTTGGTATTTATGAGTGCAGGTTTTCTAGTTTTCTCTCGGAAGTTCAATGTAAACTTTCTTtacttttacgaatatatatatgtgatTAATTTGCCGGTATTAACAGTGTATGAAACCATTATacacaaattaatatttggtGAAAAATTACCGTTTTTGCCTCTAGCTCTTACTTCATTATATTGCGCCATAGGAGTAACTTATTCTTGGGTGGTTTATTACTATATGTTTTTGCGATatagtaaaattaataactataaaaataaaatacaataa
- the LOC126874786 gene encoding histone PARylation factor 1 isoform X2, whose translation MSDKEKEFKAYKEDTRIPCQYGAKCYQKNAIHHQKYKHPPAKETKKGKITKRKMINNKRKQEANDQVSSISPQKKIQKTNDEITDKDLYNAVTNMESNSIKDDDTSCEVTAKLEDSNNTESVENSNDLITIASLLHGGDIENGKYLKNDEILPLTAKEIISHLFFIEMPEDFFQLYEFCKSICERDPLNALKIVHLQLVGPYDVFRKGFINAKVENKEALLRHWRYYYDPPEFQTVIKSNTKDGLHFGYWRDDVFEKPVFMAKNKAAVNCIIDPVAENIFGTLDVHFEEKLKLATPFEKTPIAQLRQKLKSFAKERNITLEKRAENMQAREKETVARTFHKAGIVVPYDKKTQLGYRNLAVSNSELQKLLKQIEDAPAPEARKMPMSKLDEVIRLATIAADECDFGTVLELGHDLFSSGAFSVQTKVLNLLSLAYNLLQRSQFLEIVTSHLKNRRRSLDLSVIQFD comes from the exons ATGTCTGACAAAGAGAAAGAATTTAAAGCTTATAAAGAAGACACACGAATTCCCTGTCAATATGGAGCTAAATGTTACCAAAAAAATGCAATTCATCACCAGAAATATAAACATCCTCCTGCAAAAGAAACg aaaaagggaaaaattacaaaacgaaaaatgataaataacaaaaGGAAACAGGAAGCTAATGATCAAGTATCAAGCATTTCTCCACAGAAGAAAATACAGAAAACAAATGATGAAATTACTGATAAAGATTTGTATAATGCTGTAACTAACATGGAGAGTAATAGTATTAAAGATGATGATACATCTTGTGAAGTTACTGCAAAATTGGAAGATTCAAATAATACAGAATCTGTGGAAAATTCAAATGATTTAATCACCATCGCATCACTGTTACATGGTGGTGATattgaaaatggaaaatatttaaaaaatgatgaaaTACTTCCATTAACtgcaaaagaaattatttctcacctattttttatagaaatgcCAGAGGATTTCTTTCAGCTTTATGAATTCTGTAAGAGCATTTGTGAAAGAGATCCTTTGAATGCATTGAAAATTGTTCATTTGCAACTAGTTGGTCCTTATGATGTATTCAGAAAAGGATTTATAAATGCTAAAGTTGAGAATAAAGAAGCTCTGTTAAGGCATTGGAGGTATTATTACGATCCACCAGAATTTCAA ACAGTTATCAAAAGCAATACCAAGGATGGTTTGCATTTTGGTTATTGGAGGGACGATGTCTTTGAAAAGCCTGTATTTATGGCAAAGAACAAAGCAGCTGTGAATTGTATAATCGATCCTGttgcagaaaatatatttggtACACTGGA TGTacattttgaagaaaaattgaagTTAGCTACTCCGTTTGAGAAAACTCCTATAGCACAATTGCGTCAAAAGTTAAAGAGCTTTGCGAAGGAAAGAAATATAACTTTAGAAAAAAGGGCAGAAAATATGCAAGccagagaaaaagaaactgtTGCAAGAACTTTTCACAAAGCTGGCATTGTGGTGCCGTACGATAAGAAAACTCAATTAGGATACAGAAACTTGGCTGTTAGTAATA GCGAGctacaaaaattgttaaaacAAATAGAAGATGCTCCGGCACCGGAAGCGAGGAAGATGCCAATGTCTAAACTGGATGAGGTGATACGATTAGCAACGATCGCAGCCGATGAATGTGATTTCGGCACAGTTCTAGAGTTAGGCCACGATTTGTTTTCTAGCGGTGCTTTTTCTGTTCAAACTAAAGTGCTAAATTTACTATCCCTTGCCTACAATCTCTTACAAAGATCGCAATTCCTGGAAATTGTTACATCCCATTTAAAAAACAGGAGGAGGAGCTTGGATCTGAGTGTTATTCAATTTGACTAA